A DNA window from Setaria viridis chromosome 2, Setaria_viridis_v4.0, whole genome shotgun sequence contains the following coding sequences:
- the LOC117846634 gene encoding probable lysophospholipase BODYGUARD 4, which produces MPTFASPRRRRWSTWPRTAAGAAASALAAAVFALLDVVDVLLCLVYALLDGILEESPVGCYCHRSYESEAVATDGDGDEEVSDTLYARRSAVRDALVGLVRVVVRKSRAPEKGPAAAPCKWRSPRWSDCGCKSCVAWRGGGGRLHVAVKEPEAKDEAGTDSEEISAENAIFVHGFTSSSSFWAETVFRESSTLNSRLFAVDLLGFGQSPKPANCKYRLKDHVEAIERSLVEHHNLSSFHLVAHSMGCVIALALAAKHPTRVKSITLVAPPYFLPSEQKASQVALSRLAEKKLWPPLLFGSAVMSWYEHIGRTICFLFCKNHLAWEWLFRLLTRKRDVDFRVRDLTRHTHHSAWHTMHNVICGGARLQDRNLEAVEAAGIPVMIIHGVRDPVVPVDCSRHLKAKLPHAELRLMAGCDHATVVSGRERGFAEELAAFWSGSRAQGARRRVYAGCC; this is translated from the exons ATGCCAACGTTTGCgagcccccggcggcggcggtggtccaCATGGCCAcggacggccgccggcgcggccgcctcggcactcgccgccgccgtcttcgcgCTCCTGGACGTCGTCGACGTCCTCCTCTGCCTCGTGTACGCCCTCCTCGACGGCATCCTGGAGGAGAGCCCCGTTGGGTGCTACTGCCACAGGAGCTACGAGAGCGAGGCGGTGGCCACGGATGGGGATGGCGACGAGGAGGTCTCCGACACGCTGTACGCGCGGAGGAGCGCCGTCAGGGACGCGCTGGTGGGGCTTGTGCGGGTGGTGGTGAGGAAGAGCCGGGCGCCGGagaaggggccggcggcggctccgtgCAAATGGCGCAGCCCCAGGTGGTCCGACTGCGGGTGCAAGTCGTGCGTCGcgtggcggggcggcggcggccggctgcACGTCGCCGTGAAAGAGCCGGAGGCCAAAG ATGAAGCAGGAACAGATAGCGAGGAGATCAGCGCCGAGAATGCCATCTTCGTGCACGGCTtcacgtcgtcgtcgtccttctGGGCTGAGACGGTGTTCCGCGAGTCCTCCACCCTCAACAGCAGGTTGTTCGCGGTGGATCTCCTCGGCTTCGGCCAGAGCCCCAAGCCGGCCAACTGCAAGTACAGACTGAAAGACCACGTCGAGGCGATCGAGAGAAGCCTCGTTGAGCACCACAACTTGAGCTCCTTCCACCTGGTTGCCCACTCCATGGGCTGCGTCATCGCCCTCGCGCTGGCTGCCAAGCACCCAACCCGAGTGAAATCGATCACACTTGTCGCGCCA CCGTACTTCCTGCCGTCCGAGCAGAAGGCGAGCCAGGTCGCGCTGAGCAGGCTCGCCGAGAAGAAGCTGTGGCCGCCATTGCTGTTCGGTTCCGCGGTGATGTCCTGGTACGAGCACATCGGGAGGACCATCTGCTTCCTCTTCTGCAAGAACCACCTGGCCTGGGAATGGCTCTTCAGGCTCCTCACGAGAAAGAG GGACGTGGATTTCCGGGTGAGGGACCTGACGAGGCACACCCACCACTCCGCGTGGCACACGATGCACAACGTCATCTGCGGAGGGGCGAGGCTGCAGGACCGGAACCTGGAGGCCGTCGAGGCGGCCGGCATCCCAGTGATGATCATCCACGGCGTCAGGGACCCTGTGGTTCCGGTCGACTGCAGCCGTCACCTGAAAGCGAAGCTCCCCCACGCGGAGCTCCGTCTCATGGCTGGATGTGACCACGCGACGGTGGTCTCGGGTAGGGAAAGGGGTttcgccgaggagctcgcggcGTTCTGGTCAGGATCTCGGGCTCAGGGTGCACGACGGCGGGTTTATGCAGGATGCTGCTGA